The genomic segment CCGCACGCCACGTTCGCCGACGACACGGCGGCGAGAAGCGCGCCGTCCTCGCCGAGGCGCCACGCGCCGAAGCTTTCTCCGAGGTCCGCGTTCAGGTCGATCGCGCGCATGGCTCTCTCCTGCCGTCCATTGTACGATGGAAGGGAGTTGCCACCGAAGGGACGGATGCCGATGGCCATCGCCGATTGGGTGGAGACGTTGCGGGCGAACATCGCCCAGCATCCCGACAAGGTCGCGGGCATCGAGGGGACATTCCAGTTCATCCTAACAGGAGAGGACGGCGGCGCCTTTTACGCCAGGGCTGCCGGCGGGCAGGTCGAGGTGGCCGAGGGGACGGCGCCCGACCCTTCCGTGACGATCACCATGTCGGCCGGCGACTTCGCCGATCTCATGGCCGGCCGGCTCAACCCGATGACGGCGTTCATGTCCGGTCGCCTGAAGCTGCAGGGCGACATCGGCCTCGCCCTGCGGCTTCAGAGTTTGCTGAGCTGAAATCGAGCAACTTTGGGATGGAACCGATCCTCGGCCCGGTTGCGGCGGCTCCGCCGGGCGGAGCCGCGCGGCGTTACGGGAAGGAGCGCGTCGAACCGGGTCGAAGCGTCACCCCGTAGAGGAGGCGGCCATCCTGCAGCGTGGTCCGAGGTCATCCGCGTGGCGCGTCCTCTATATCGCGCCACACGAAGCTTGGGCGCAGATGCTGAAGGAGATGCTGGAGCAGGAAGGGTTTCTCGTCATGCTGCGCAGCGGGGGCGTCCCGCACCTCGGGCCGTCCGGCCCGTACGAGGTGCTCGTCCCCGAGTCGGAAGCGGAGGAGGCGCACGAAATCCTCGCCGAACTCCTCGCGCGGATGCCGGCCCGCCGGCCCGGCGGCCGGGACGAGCGGGATCCCAAGCAACCGGGGGACGAAGCGGATTGAACCGGATCCTGGTGCTCACCAGCGGCGGCGACGCGCCGGGCATGAACGCGGCGGTGCGCGCCGTCGT from the Clostridia bacterium genome contains:
- a CDS encoding SCP2 sterol-binding domain-containing protein; the encoded protein is MAIADWVETLRANIAQHPDKVAGIEGTFQFILTGEDGGAFYARAAGGQVEVAEGTAPDPSVTITMSAGDFADLMAGRLNPMTAFMSGRLKLQGDIGLALRLQSLLS
- a CDS encoding DUF2007 domain-containing protein, whose product is MLKEMLEQEGFLVMLRSGGVPHLGPSGPYEVLVPESEAEEAHEILAELLARMPARRPGGRDERDPKQPGDEAD